The Miscanthus floridulus cultivar M001 chromosome 17, ASM1932011v1, whole genome shotgun sequence genome has a window encoding:
- the LOC136517314 gene encoding protein REVERSION-TO-ETHYLENE SENSITIVITY1-like, whose protein sequence is MELEAAPDDEVFSSNDEMQTLWPLGQVDPKSARFPCCIVWTPLPVVSWLAPYIGHVGIAREDGTVLDFAGSNLVSVDALAYGSVARCLQLDRAKCCFPANLAAHVCARSHEHAEAGTAISWDDALRSGARRFEHKCYNLFTCNSHSFVADCLNRLAYGGSVGWNVLNVAALVWLRGRWLDPMAAVRSFLPFAAVSCVGVLMAGWSFLLGMAAFTLLLLGWFVLGVYCMKGLVG, encoded by the exons ATGGAGCTTGAAGCTGCTCCTGACGATGAAGTATTCAGTTCAAATGATGAGATGCAGACGTTGTGGCCTCTGGGACAAGTAGACCCAAAGAGTGCGAGGTTCCCTTGTTGCATCGTGTGGACTCCTCTCCCGGTAGTTTCCTGGCTGGCACCCTACATAGGGCACGTGGGGATTGCCCGGGAGGATGGAACTGTCTTGGACTTTGCAGGTTCGAATTTAGTGAGTGTGGATGCTCTTGCTTATGGTTCTGTCGCCAGATGCCTGCAGCTTGACAGGGCAAAG TGCTGCTTCCCTGCCAACCTGGCGGCGCACGTGTGCGCGAGGTCCCACGAACACGCGGAGGCGGGGACGGCGATCTCGTGGGACGATGCGCTGCGGTCGGGGGCACGGCGCTTCGAGCACAAGTGCTACAACCTCTTCACCTGCAACAGCCACTCGTTCGTGGCCGACTGCCTGAACCGGCTCGCCTACGGTGGCTCCGTGGGGTGGAACGTGCTGAACGTGGCCGCGCTCGTCTGGCTGCGCGGCCGGTGGCTGGACCCCATGGCCGCCGTCCGGTCCTTCCTCCCGTTCGCCGCCGTCTCCTGTGTCGGCGTCCTGATGGCCGGCTGGTCCTTCCTCCTAGGCATGGCCGCGTTCACGCTGCTCCTGCTCGGCTGGTTCGTGCTCGGCGTCTACTGCATGAAGGGCCTGGTCGGCTGA